The Methanoculleus marisnigri JR1 genome window below encodes:
- a CDS encoding Orn/Lys/Arg family decarboxylase yields the protein MDYLEEFPVLVIDDELHSDTAEGRASREIVIELKHEDFPVIEALTARDGIHAFLSHPHASCIVIDWELSPETADGTLTAADVITLIRERNPKVPIFLNTEKLAISAIPLSVISRIDGYIWKLEDTPGFIAGHIKRAAANYLADVLPPFFRGMMDYVEEYKYSWHTPGHMGGVAFLKNAAGRIFYNFFGENALRADLSASVPELGSLLEHSGAVGEAERKAAEVFGADRTYFVTGGTSAANKIVWLSTVTSGDVVLVDRNCHKSVMHAIIMTGAVPIYLIPSRNEYGIIGPIMSREFRPEVIAEKVRNCPLIEEPASRTVRMAAITNSTYDGICYSTERIEEHLRDRVPYLHYDEAWFGYARFHPLYAGRFGMHPTDEVGPTVFATQSTHKVLAAFSQGSMLHVRQDRGPVDHPRFNEAFMMLTSTSPQYTIIASLDVAARMMAGHSGRFLVEEAIEEAIVFRKKMVTVAEEIRAGSRAGEDYWWFTVWQPDCIMDEETERPLGEADAALLREHAGCWLLNPHDTWHGFPGIEEGYAMLDPIKVTILTPGIGPGGRMEERGIPAAVVTKYLRKSGIVVEKTGYYSFLVLFTLGITKGKSGTLLAELFQFKALYDRNSPLEEVFPDLVREHPARYSGRGLADLCREMHGYLRDGSIAGTLRNVYATLPEPVMTPAEAYRHLVRGEVAPVPAGEIEGRTVAVMVVPYPPGIPVIMPGERCGAATRAIVDYLVSLQEFDALFPGFESEVHGVDVVVAEDGQRVYYVYCVTE from the coding sequence ATGGACTATCTGGAGGAGTTTCCCGTTCTCGTCATCGACGACGAACTGCACTCGGATACCGCGGAAGGCCGGGCGTCGCGGGAGATCGTGATAGAACTGAAACATGAGGACTTCCCCGTCATCGAGGCTCTGACCGCCCGGGACGGGATCCATGCGTTCCTCTCGCACCCCCACGCGAGCTGCATCGTCATCGACTGGGAACTCTCCCCCGAGACGGCGGACGGCACGCTCACCGCCGCAGACGTCATCACCCTCATCCGGGAGAGGAACCCGAAAGTCCCGATATTCTTAAACACCGAGAAACTGGCGATCTCTGCCATACCGCTCTCCGTCATATCCCGGATCGACGGGTATATCTGGAAGCTCGAAGATACTCCCGGCTTCATCGCCGGCCACATCAAGCGGGCGGCAGCGAACTATCTCGCCGACGTACTCCCGCCGTTCTTCCGGGGAATGATGGACTACGTCGAGGAGTACAAATACTCCTGGCACACGCCGGGGCACATGGGCGGCGTCGCGTTCCTCAAGAACGCCGCCGGCCGGATCTTCTACAACTTCTTTGGGGAGAACGCTCTCCGGGCCGACCTCTCTGCCTCGGTGCCGGAACTCGGTTCGCTCCTGGAGCACTCCGGCGCCGTCGGGGAGGCGGAGCGGAAGGCCGCGGAGGTCTTCGGGGCAGACCGGACTTACTTCGTCACCGGCGGCACGTCGGCCGCGAACAAGATCGTCTGGCTCAGCACCGTTACCAGCGGCGATGTCGTTCTGGTGGACCGGAACTGCCACAAGTCCGTGATGCACGCGATCATCATGACCGGCGCCGTCCCGATTTACCTCATCCCGTCCCGGAACGAGTACGGGATCATCGGCCCCATCATGAGCCGCGAGTTCCGCCCGGAGGTCATCGCGGAGAAGGTCCGGAACTGCCCGCTCATCGAGGAACCCGCGTCGCGGACGGTCAGGATGGCCGCGATCACGAACTCCACCTACGACGGGATCTGCTACAGTACGGAGAGGATCGAGGAGCACCTGCGCGACCGTGTTCCATACCTCCATTACGACGAGGCGTGGTTCGGCTACGCCCGGTTCCATCCCCTCTATGCCGGCCGGTTCGGGATGCACCCAACCGACGAGGTCGGGCCGACGGTCTTTGCCACCCAGTCGACCCACAAAGTTCTCGCCGCATTCTCGCAGGGCTCGATGCTCCACGTCAGGCAGGACCGGGGTCCCGTCGACCACCCGCGGTTCAACGAGGCGTTCATGATGCTCACCTCGACCTCTCCCCAGTACACCATCATTGCGTCGCTCGACGTCGCCGCCAGGATGATGGCCGGGCACTCGGGGAGGTTTCTCGTCGAAGAGGCGATCGAGGAGGCGATCGTCTTTAGAAAGAAGATGGTGACGGTGGCCGAAGAGATCCGGGCAGGAAGTCGGGCCGGGGAGGACTACTGGTGGTTCACCGTCTGGCAGCCCGACTGCATCATGGACGAGGAGACGGAGAGGCCGCTTGGTGAGGCGGACGCTGCGCTCCTCCGGGAGCACGCCGGCTGCTGGCTCTTAAACCCCCACGATACGTGGCACGGCTTTCCGGGCATCGAGGAGGGGTACGCCATGCTCGACCCGATCAAGGTGACGATCCTCACCCCGGGGATCGGGCCGGGCGGAAGGATGGAGGAGCGGGGGATACCGGCGGCCGTCGTCACGAAGTACCTCAGGAAGAGCGGGATCGTCGTCGAGAAGACCGGGTACTACTCGTTTTTGGTCCTCTTCACGCTCGGGATCACCAAGGGCAAGTCCGGGACGCTGCTTGCGGAACTCTTCCAGTTCAAGGCCCTCTACGACCGCAACAGCCCGCTCGAGGAGGTCTTCCCCGATCTCGTGCGGGAACACCCGGCCCGGTACTCCGGGCGGGGGCTCGCCGACCTCTGCCGGGAGATGCACGGCTACCTGCGGGACGGGTCGATCGCCGGGACGCTCAGGAACGTCTACGCGACGCTGCCGGAACCGGTGATGACGCCTGCGGAGGCATACCGCCACCTGGTGCGCGGGGAGGTGGCGCCGGTGCCGGCAGGCGAGATCGAGGGGAGGACGGTCGCGGTGATGGTCGTCCCCTACCCGCCCGGGATCCCGGTCATCATGCCGGGGGAGCGGTGCGGGGCGGCCACGCGGGCGATCGTCGATTACCTCGTCTCCCTGCAGGAGTTCGACGCCCTCTTCCCCGGGTTCGAGAGCGAGGTGCACGGGGTGGATGTTGTCGTGGCAGAGGACGGGCAGAGGGTCTACTACGTCTACTGCGTTACGGAGTGA
- a CDS encoding winged helix-turn-helix transcriptional regulator, whose translation MPVYVWNLPLEIVILGLVSIFVPVLFIPMQLVFSLLTWLHFGHKRVLHNNVLENETRNAMYLCIRDNPGINTSSLSRLLGMNIGTLRYHVEMLCKMGTVVPEPNCSGMRYYVSTGACPGLERKVAGYLNEQSKSRILNIVLQHPGSTRKEIASRLIMSGANVTWHMKPLLRDGIVRDEKKGRFIHYYLCADAKECVQAHGSWKPAIAGGRVSGTGI comes from the coding sequence ATGCCGGTGTACGTCTGGAATCTCCCCCTGGAGATTGTTATTCTCGGACTCGTATCCATATTCGTTCCGGTGCTCTTTATCCCGATGCAACTTGTATTCTCGCTGCTCACATGGTTGCATTTCGGCCATAAGAGGGTCCTGCACAATAACGTCCTTGAGAACGAAACCCGGAATGCAATGTACCTATGCATACGCGATAATCCGGGAATCAATACAAGCTCTCTCTCCCGGTTGCTCGGGATGAATATTGGAACCCTCCGCTACCATGTAGAGATGTTATGCAAGATGGGAACGGTCGTCCCCGAGCCGAACTGCAGTGGTATGAGATATTACGTCAGCACGGGCGCCTGTCCCGGTCTGGAACGAAAGGTGGCGGGATATCTCAACGAGCAGTCGAAGAGTCGGATACTCAATATCGTTTTGCAACACCCGGGAAGCACGAGAAAAGAGATCGCGTCCCGGCTCATAATGTCGGGCGCGAACGTCACCTGGCATATGAAACCGCTGCTCCGGGATGGTATTGTCAGAGACGAGAAGAAAGGACGGTTCATACACTACTACCTCTGCGCCGATGCGAAAGAGTGTGTACAAGCCCACGGATCGTGGAAGCCCGCGATCGCCGGGGGGCGTGTGTCCGGCACCGGTATCTGA
- a CDS encoding S8 family peptidase produces MQPKTIGGLPIVLALLLAGMVTVPTVSAQTGIEGSFDLQTYRAEALEHVSAQEGIPVGELTIINEAFAAFPLTGRTLWGAKILDEKSSAIYGIYLDEEGKAADIDAVREAEAAESSKRYGKLDPELADRVSTMRSDEKVVVWIWLTEPSMDRSRFQGNLSEEQHQELLSLQRTAYAAHEAPVIDFLKEQDSTVVYASQYAPVVFAEVSREAIQDLSKRSDVVSLDITRSYEPALNSAAPTVKADVVWGRGKTGTGIKVAIVEVPESGESSRVEFSNPYLPDGSAYRPDLPVSSHATEVAGIVASTHSTYKGISYGVPALLSANANTGYDSSIVPATEWAITQGANILSCSLGRNTSRELDSLAQYYDHVVWSNHLTVVAAAGNSPDDGKVKSPGLAYNVVAVGAFDDGDTSTWTDDAMLGNSGYNDPISQHGDREKPEVAAVGAGMISTLAASPWVGYCDDFGTSYATPAVSGEAALLMHRQSQLTSWPEAIKAAIMAGAIHNIEGASRLSDRDGAGGIDCSIADDTISNNRWWANTVTYGDFPKTYVLSGIPAGKKVRVVAAWDSHPPDLHPPYGTINDPLQSDFDLLIYDPNGERVEVSSSYDNNYEIGQFETEMSGNYQARVVKYRFEDASERLALAYSISDP; encoded by the coding sequence ATGCAACCAAAAACAATCGGGGGATTGCCCATCGTTCTGGCACTCCTCCTCGCGGGAATGGTAACTGTGCCGACGGTGAGCGCACAGACAGGTATCGAAGGTTCGTTTGATCTGCAGACCTATCGAGCGGAAGCACTCGAACACGTATCCGCGCAGGAGGGCATTCCCGTAGGAGAGTTAACCATCATAAACGAGGCTTTTGCCGCATTCCCCCTTACGGGCCGGACCCTCTGGGGGGCAAAGATACTGGACGAAAAGTCGTCCGCTATCTACGGGATTTATCTGGACGAAGAGGGGAAGGCTGCCGATATCGATGCTGTCAGAGAGGCCGAAGCGGCTGAAAGCAGCAAACGATACGGAAAACTGGACCCGGAACTTGCGGATCGCGTCTCAACCATGCGCTCCGACGAGAAGGTCGTCGTCTGGATCTGGTTAACAGAGCCCTCCATGGACCGGTCGCGGTTCCAGGGCAACCTGAGCGAGGAGCAGCACCAGGAACTACTGAGCCTGCAGAGGACCGCGTATGCCGCCCACGAGGCGCCGGTGATCGACTTCCTGAAGGAACAGGACTCGACCGTGGTCTATGCCAGCCAGTACGCCCCGGTGGTCTTCGCGGAGGTCTCCAGGGAGGCGATCCAGGACCTGAGCAAGCGGTCGGACGTCGTATCGCTGGACATCACCCGGAGCTACGAACCTGCGCTCAATAGTGCAGCGCCGACCGTGAAGGCAGACGTCGTCTGGGGAAGAGGGAAGACCGGCACCGGCATCAAGGTCGCGATTGTGGAAGTGCCGGAGTCGGGTGAAAGTTCAAGAGTAGAATTCTCAAACCCCTACCTGCCTGACGGATCAGCGTATCGCCCCGATCTGCCCGTGAGTTCCCATGCAACCGAAGTGGCCGGTATCGTTGCAAGTACCCACTCAACGTACAAGGGCATCTCCTACGGTGTACCGGCACTGCTTTCAGCGAATGCCAACACAGGGTATGATTCTAGTATTGTCCCTGCAACGGAATGGGCGATAACACAGGGTGCGAACATTCTCAGTTGTAGTCTCGGCAGAAACACATCGAGGGAACTCGACAGTCTAGCCCAATACTACGATCATGTCGTCTGGAGCAATCACCTGACTGTGGTTGCCGCCGCAGGCAACTCGCCCGACGACGGTAAGGTAAAGTCCCCGGGACTCGCGTACAACGTCGTTGCCGTTGGCGCTTTTGATGATGGAGACACATCGACCTGGACAGACGATGCCATGCTGGGAAACTCCGGCTATAACGATCCGATATCGCAGCACGGTGATCGAGAGAAACCGGAAGTAGCCGCCGTTGGGGCCGGGATGATATCCACACTAGCTGCCAGCCCCTGGGTCGGTTATTGCGACGACTTTGGAACAAGTTATGCCACACCGGCAGTATCCGGCGAGGCCGCCCTGCTGATGCACCGGCAGAGCCAGCTCACGTCCTGGCCGGAAGCCATCAAGGCCGCCATCATGGCGGGAGCGATCCACAACATCGAGGGTGCCAGCAGGTTGAGCGACCGCGACGGCGCGGGAGGGATCGACTGTTCGATCGCCGACGACACTATCTCGAACAACCGCTGGTGGGCGAACACCGTGACCTACGGCGACTTCCCGAAGACCTACGTCCTGAGCGGCATCCCCGCCGGGAAGAAGGTCAGGGTCGTCGCCGCGTGGGACTCGCATCCGCCGGATCTACACCCCCCCTACGGCACGATCAACGATCCGCTGCAATCCGACTTCGATCTCCTCATCTACGATCCGAACGGCGAGCGGGTTGAAGTCTCGTCGTCCTACGACAACAACTACGAGATCGGCCAGTTCGAGACGGAAATGAGCGGGAACTATCAGGCGAGGGTTGTTAAATACCGGTTCGAAGACGCATCCGAGCGTCTCGCGCTGGCCTACAGCATCAGCGACCCCTGA
- a CDS encoding urease accessory protein UreH domain-containing protein, which yields MDRCPDCKLTDPLIADLESTYDGALTIEWIDVETVDSWERWNAYAFLEVPAVVVNGTVTIPKEEITDENLRAAIEQSLAGAEPQENSPPINWNIPFAFSLGLFSGFSPCLMAILGFILVYVTGSGKGLRSSLLNSVIFGLGLVAAYIVLGCCFLLAGMSLGGFGPYLAVAAGLITILTGVNLLGLIKLPISADDYVKSSIRKHATTLAGLFILGMIFSIVKAPCAAPMLLVLLSRILIDGTVQDLSLLLVFGAGVLTPFLGVGVLGGYASSSRIREYRDVIRAGSGILLIGFGVWLIFWG from the coding sequence ATGGACCGGTGCCCGGACTGCAAACTGACTGATCCGCTGATTGCGGACCTGGAAAGCACCTACGACGGCGCCCTCACGATCGAATGGATCGACGTCGAGACTGTGGACAGTTGGGAGCGATGGAACGCGTACGCATTTCTCGAAGTCCCGGCCGTAGTCGTGAACGGCACCGTCACAATTCCCAAAGAGGAGATCACCGACGAGAACCTCAGGGCGGCGATCGAGCAGTCCCTTGCCGGTGCTGAGCCGCAGGAGAACTCGCCGCCGATTAACTGGAATATCCCGTTTGCATTCTCCCTGGGCCTTTTCTCCGGGTTCTCACCCTGCCTGATGGCAATACTCGGATTCATACTGGTGTACGTCACCGGGTCGGGCAAAGGGCTGAGAAGCAGTCTCCTGAACTCTGTAATATTCGGTCTGGGGCTGGTAGCCGCGTATATCGTCCTGGGGTGCTGCTTCCTGCTGGCAGGGATGTCCCTTGGTGGTTTCGGTCCGTACCTCGCCGTCGCGGCAGGACTGATCACGATACTCACCGGGGTGAACCTGCTTGGGTTGATAAAACTCCCGATCTCCGCGGACGACTACGTTAAGTCATCCATACGGAAGCATGCAACCACGCTTGCCGGGTTGTTCATTCTGGGCATGATATTTTCAATCGTCAAGGCCCCGTGCGCCGCACCGATGCTCCTCGTCCTGCTGAGCAGAATCCTGATCGACGGCACCGTACAGGATTTATCGCTCCTGCTGGTCTTCGGAGCCGGGGTGCTCACGCCGTTTCTCGGCGTCGGAGTCCTCGGTGGATACGCCTCATCAAGCAGGATACGGGAGTACAGGGACGTTATTCGAGCGGGAAGCGGGATCCTGTTGATAGGATTCGGGGTCTGGCTCATCTTCTGGGGGTAA
- a CDS encoding transglutaminase-like domain-containing protein, with protein sequence MEIRRRCDGEGATMLKKGINMIDHPSSIDGKYLGVCDEYGTLYTAFARALGIPTRFLSFTMEEVATGNVSGHATAESWNGNVWIHSDPTWNVFDNPQVYRTAGNDHINITVYGDADDSYYTQDPNDPTGDGILRYEDFRTQIFLGEVPRYN encoded by the coding sequence ATGGAAATCCGCCGCCGTTGTGATGGCGAAGGAGCCACTATGTTAAAAAAAGGGATTAACATGATAGATCATCCATCCTCCATCGATGGGAAATATTTAGGAGTTTGTGACGAATATGGGACCCTGTATACCGCCTTCGCCCGGGCGCTGGGCATCCCGACGCGGTTCCTGTCGTTCACCATGGAAGAAGTTGCTACCGGCAATGTATCGGGGCATGCCACTGCGGAGTCGTGGAATGGAAATGTCTGGATACACTCGGATCCGACATGGAATGTATTTGACAATCCACAGGTTTACAGGACGGCAGGAAATGATCACATCAACATTACGGTCTACGGTGACGCCGACGACTCCTATTACACACAGGATCCAAACGACCCGACCGGCGACGGCATTCTCAGGTACGAAGATTTCAGAACACAGATCTTCCTCGGTGAGGTTCCGAGGTACAATTAA